A segment of the Bos taurus isolate L1 Dominette 01449 registration number 42190680 breed Hereford chromosome 19, ARS-UCD2.0, whole genome shotgun sequence genome:
tgggagttcagattacacatgggtctaggaggctgtcctctgatcgggtacaaggaatcctccaggtGCCCTCCCCCACGACTCAAAAACAATTGcaagctttcctggggctaactgggtattgtagaatctggatacccaattGCCCAGCCCtgatatgaaagcttaaagggacggGATGATTGGATCCCACTGATGTGGagaactcctcaaaagaaggcagagactacactaaaacaggcctgaaatcaggcacctgccttgaggttgccagacccagaaaaagcattccaactttacatccatgaaagagagggaaaatagccttgggagtgttaactcaaaggtggGGTCTGGGCCCAGCCTGTAGTTTACTTATCTAAGAGGCTCGATCCAATGAACCGAGGCTGGCCCCactgccttcgaaatcttgcgGCTACTGCAATCATGgtaaaagatgctttaaaactctcctttgggggcaaactaactatttttaccagccaccaagtgaaacaatGCCTAAATGGGAGaagccatttatggatgtctgatcaaagaatcctcagatatcaagtagtactgatggaaaatccaggcctcactatattcccttgtgaggttcttaacccagccaccctcctaccTACCCCCAAGGGCTctgtcccctttcactcttgcctagaaaccttggaccactggacaaaaccctgagagggattgtcagaagatcctctgaacaatcctgaggaaatctggtacactgatggaagcagctttgtcttagatgggaaaagaagagctgggtatgcagtagtctccaattttgagaccatagaggctaagcctctgccaccaggcacttcagcccaattagctgagctcatagccctgacttgagctttagagctgggaaaaggaaaaagaatagccatttacactgactccaagtatgcctttctggtgctacatgcacatgcggcTATCTGAAAAGAAAGGGGCCgcttgaccacccgagggtccccaatcaaatatggtgatcaaattcttagactcttggaggcagtccatctgcccactaaggtttcagtctcccactgtaaaggacaccaaaaagggagcacggAAGTGGCACGGGGGAACAAAGCAGCTaatcaggcagctaggagagcagcattacagaacagtgacctaatagggattgccaccCTAGTTCCACAGACTAACTTGCCAAAAGCTCCTTCATAtgctgaaggtgagactcttaaagctaagagtgagggctctcaagaagatcatatggggtggttgcaaaaggagggactcctttttctgcctgggaacctccaatggaagttggttaactccttacatgccaccactcatttaggggaaaaggccctccaaagattactagaaaggtccttcagaggaacaggcctccaaacaactataagacaggtggtctcctcttgtcccatttGCCAaataaacaacccccaaggagctcgaagaccccagctggcccagcccatccaacgATGTGagacctacccaggagaggactggcagatggacttcacccagatgtcagtttctcaagggtataaatacctattagtcatgatagatacattcacaggatgcattgaaggctttcccacctgaACTGAGAAGGCtaaggaggtggtaaaaaaactgctccatgaaatcatccCAAGACTTGGTCTGCCcgggtcattacaaagtgacaatgggacatcatttacttctaaggtcaaccaaggggtctctaaagcattgggcattacttattatctccattgtgcctggaggcctcagtcttcaggaaaagtagaaagagccaaccaattcttaaaatcagcgataaaaaagataacccaggagacctccatggggtggaaggaggctttaccaatagctctcctccacacccatattgcccctaaggaacaggttggtcttggtccttatgagatgctatatgggaaaCCTTtggtttatgtcaatgacctcttcctagatccagaggctcagatgctccagtcttataccatggccattgggcaattccaacaggatatatgcttttggggtatgaaccaggacccaaaagattctaaggaGTCATCACTATATGCTCCAgagactcaagtcctaattaaagtctggaaaaatgggtccccaaaggctcaactccagccctcatggaagggcccctaccctgtaatactttctacccccacagcagttaAGGTACCAGAAtgtgactcctggattcactactcacgagtcaagccgtggaagaaaacagaagaggacactcaatacacctgtgagcccctgggagatctcagatacctattgaGGACTACagatgagtgccattctaatgaacacccccaaaatcaatacacctgtgagcccctgggagatctcagatacctattcaggactacaGATGAGTGCCAgcctaatgaacacccccaaaatctagtttctggggataagatttctcaggacagctctaaagagccaacacagcttggtaGGGACCGTACTCCAAAACAGGCAGGAAATaaatcttctgatccctgaacaaggagggacttgagccatcctggagatgggaatttggaattggctaatgcccctactgTGTTGTTGGGTGTTGTCATTATAAACATGCCTGAACCGGCTAAGTCTGCTCCTGCCCCTAAAAAGGGCTctaaaaaagctgtgaccaaggcccagaagaaggACGGCAAGAAGCGCAAGCACAGCCCAAAGGAGAGCTGCTCCGTGTACGTGTACAAGGTGCTGAAGCGAGTCCATCCGGACACCGGCATCTCGTCCAAGGCCAtgggaatcatgaactccttcgtcAACGACATTTTCGAACGCTTCGCTCGTGAGGCATCGCGCCTGGCGCATTACAACAAGCGCTGGACTATCACATCCCAGGAGATCCAGACTGCCGTgcgcttgctgctacctggggagctggccaagcaagccgtgtccgagggcactaaggctgtcaccaagtataccagctccaagtaaatataatacgcctagccgctgttaacggagaaggcaatggcaccccactccagtactcttgcctggaaaaccccatgaatggagggcctggtgggctgtagtccatggagtcgctaagagtcggacacgactgaacgagttcacttcactttcactttcaatgcccctactagtccttgttataccatattgatgctgcttatgattgttccatgtattatcaattgtctaacctgttttgtctctgcccaggtcgacaagctacaacatgcagtgccagttcaacaaagatataaaactacagctggccatggaaaatatcactcacccttagatggacaccgctataaggactctgaggtcTGAGACTAGCAAGAAAGGGAGGCCCAATACCACTtgccatcccagttcagcaggaagtaggcAGAAAGACCTCAacacccctattcccaaagaattgtgcctcccatctcttgaggggggaatgctaggtagttagaataggaaacaggagtccagaatggcagtggctaaaagacaaggaagggaaaagcccacaaaaatagaacaaagaaaggtcaaaggaaggtccaaggaccagagtgaggacctcaggtagaacaaacagcactcctggccagccaaggggaggaaaaaatatataaaaggaagggccaaagggccagggctctctctcccgcgtgctaGCATGCTctcccactctcttctcttcacgtctttGGGTCCGCATGTCCTCACGCCTCGAGAATGGATTCTCctgttattttctaaataaaatagagctgtaacatggagctgtaacgcTGATTTGTCTGAGAGCTATAAAACCatctgtccaagacctgagagctgtgacgcgccgagggctttaacgtccgtcactccaaatctttgttgtgacgagacagaaccgaggagcatacactcgcctgacagttatacactggaagtgacagattcaaggaattagatctgatagagtgcctgaagaattacagacagaggttcatgaccttgtacaggaggcagtgatcaagactgtccccaagaaaaagacatgcaaaaaggcaaaatggttgactgagaaggccttacaaatagcggagaaaaaaagagaagtgaaaggcaaaggagaaaaggaaagatatactcatttgaattcagagatccaaagaatagcaaggagaggtaagaaagcattcctcggtgatcaatgcaaagaaatagaggaaaacaatagaatgggaaacactagagatctcttcaagaaaactagagataccaagtgaacatttcatgcaaagatgggctcgataaaggacagaaacagtatggacctaacagaaccagaagatattaaaaaaagaagtggcaagaatacacagaactatacaaaaaagattttcatgacccagataaccacgatggtgtgatcactcacctagagccagacatcctggaaggcaaagtcaagtgggccttaggaagcatcactatgaacaaggctagaggaggcaatggaattccagttgagctatttcaaatactaaatggatgatgttgttaaaatgctgcactcagtgtgccagcaaatttggaaaactcagcagtggccacaggactgaaaaaggcccttttcattctagtcccaaagaaagcaaataccaaagaatgttcaaactaccgcacaattgtacttatctcacacactagcaaagtaatactcaaaattttccaagccagacttcaacagtaggtgaatcatgaactttcagatgttcaagctggatttagaaaaggcagaggaatcagagatcaaattgccgacatccattggatcattgaaaaagcaagaaaattccataaaaacatctacttgtgctttattgattccaccaaagcctgtgactgtgtagatcacaacaaactgtggaaaattcttaaagagatgggaatatcagaccaccttacctgcctcctgagaaatctgtgtgcagatcaaaaggcaacagttagaactgaacatggaacaacaaactgtttctaaattgggaaaggagttcgccaaggctgtatattgtcaccctccttatttaactcatatgcagaatacatcatgtgaaataccaggctggatgaagctgaagctggaattaagattgccaggagaaatatcaataaacttagatatgtagatgacatcaccctaatggcagaaagtgaagaggaactgaagaacctcttgatgaaggtgaaagaggagagtgaaaaagctggcttaaaacccaacattcagaaaactaagatcatggcatctggtcccatcacttcatggcaaatagatggggaaacagtggaaacagtgacagacgttattttcttgagctccaaaatcactgcagatgatgactgcagccatgaaattaaaagacacttgttccttggaagaaaagctatgaccaacctagatagcatattaaataaaacgtagagacattactttggcaacaaaggtccgtctagtcaaagctatggtttttccagtagttacgtatggatgtgagagttggatcataaagaaagctgagcgcaaaagaattgatgcttttgaactgtggtgttggagaagactcttgattgtcccttggactgcaaggagatccaatcagtccattctgaaggagatcagccctgggatttctttggaaggactgatgctgaaactgaaactccaatactttggccacctgatgtgaagtactgactcactggaaaggaccctgatgctgggaaagattgaaggcaggagaagaagaggacaacagaggatgagatggttggatggcatcagtgactcaatggacatgagtttgagcaagctccaggagttagtgatggacagggaagcctggcgtgctgccgtccatagggttacttagagtcagacacgactgagcgactgaactggactccATCAGTCAACAATTCAGTTAGGTTAAATAACGTTAAGAACACAGAATTGGGAATTACCTGACTTGCAAAGAAAGTGTTTACCCAGTCATTAGAATTGCTCGCTTTCTCAACATCTGGGAAGGCACTACTGAGACTTGAGTGATTATTATACCACTTGCTCTTGCATTTAGAGAGTGCCTGGTCTATGGAGTTAAGATGAAGGGTAAAAATGacaattccataaaaataaagatatgatCAAAGACCCGTGTATTGATGACAGGTGAAGAGAGAGATAAATGATTCTGAAATATTATATATAGGTTTGTTAGTAATTTAATCTTATATATGGATATGCATTTTACTTCTGAATATTTTTTGCTATAAATTGTGTAAAAATACATGCTCTAgatattttttccacttttttcaaCGAAATGTATTTCAATATATTAAGCAAAAGAAGACTTGAGTAGCCAAACAAAATTTATCatctctctggggcttccctggtggctcagatggtaaagaatctacctgcaatgcaggagacgacctaggttccatccctgggtcagtaggatcccctggagaaggggatgactacccactccattattcttgcctgaaaaatcccatggacagaggagcctgaatgggctacagttcataggatcccaaagagttggacatgactgagcaactaagcacttaTAATTTCAAGTTGTATAGAAACACTGCATTCCAATTATGTTTATAAAcattccactgttaccccatctatttcccatgaagtgatgggaccggaggccatgatcttcgttttctgaatgttgagttttaagccaactttttcactctccactttcactttcatcaagaggcttttgagttcctcttcactttctgccataagggtggtgtcatctgc
Coding sequences within it:
- the LOC112442587 gene encoding histone H2B type 1-K-like produces the protein MPEPAKSAPAPKKGSKKAVTKAQKKDGKKRKHSPKESCSVYVYKVLKRVHPDTGISSKAMGIMNSFVNDIFERFAREASRLAHYNKRWTITSQEIQTATGVAGRNGTPQTRLQGCRWGRSAEGARNAASRSARPSFSSSPAQASPQAPPTRTPAPPPLRPPPPPPPGFGPPAPVTW